In one window of Juglans regia cultivar Chandler chromosome 3, Walnut 2.0, whole genome shotgun sequence DNA:
- the LOC108985682 gene encoding primase homolog protein-like isoform X1, translating to MAVIRQCLLCRPLYQIFPSCKHLLSASVTTSSRSFSRAWACSLPLSTRASTSPAHVEQKGAETDGSSKVRLLTQKLEVLGINCDDFVTPGRYHRLFCPKCKGGQSMVRSLSLHIIQDGCRGFAMWRCFHTECGWAGQAFAESRASYYGVAKKVESFGQISEESMGLEPLGAKLIAYFGERMISEKTLRRNAVMQMSSDKNVIAFTYRQNGLLVGCKYRTVGKRFWQEKGTEKRLYGLDDINDVPEIIIVEGEIDKLSLEEAGFCNCVSVPGGAPGKVSTKELPSFEKDTAYQYLWNCKEYLDKVSRIILATDGDTSGQALAKELARRLGKDRCWQVRWPKKDDHSCFKDANEVLKFMGPDALKKVIEDAMLYEP from the exons ATGGCAGTCATTCGGCAGTGTCTTCTTTGCCGTCCTCTCTACCAAATCTTCCCCTCCTGCAAACACTTGCTCAGTGCCTCCGTAACTACCTCTTCTAGGAGTTTTTCCCGTGCTTGGGCTTgctctctccccctctccacCAGGGCTTCCACTTCTCCAG CTCATGTGGAGCAAAAAGGAGCTGAAACTGATGGTTCTTCCAAAGTGAGACTGTTGACACAGAAATTGGAAGTCCTTGGCATCAACTGTGATGATTTTGTTACGCCTGGACGGTACCATCGGTTGTTTTGCCCCAAG TGCAAAGGTGGGCAGTCAATGGTGAGGAGTTTATCTCTTCATATCATCCAAGATGG TTGTAGGGGTTTTGCAATGTGGAGATGTTTTCACACTGAATGTGGGTGGGCAGGCCAg gCGTTTGCAGAGAGCAGAGCATCATACTATGGAGTTGCCAAAAAAGTCGAGTCCTTTGGACAAATATCAGAGGAAAGTATGGGCTTAGAACCACTAGGTGCAAAG CTGATTGCATATTTTGGTGAGCGGATGATATCTGAGAAGACGTTGCGAAGAAATGCTGTTATGCAAATGTCTAGTGATAAG AACGTCATTGCTTTTACTTACAGACAAAATGGGCTGCTTGTTGGTTGCAAATACCGGACTGTGGGAAAAAGATTTTGGCAG GAGAAGGGTACAGAGAAGAGGTTGTACGGACTTGATGATATAAATGATGTGCCTGAAATCATCATT GTTGAAGGTGAAATAGATAAGCTTTCACTGGAGGAAGCTGGCTTCTGCAATTGTGTTAGTGTTCCTGGTGGTGCGCCTGGAAAAGTTTCAACTAAAGAATTACCATCTTTTGAAAAG GACACTGCCTATCAGTATCTCTGGAACTGCAAAGAGTACTTGGATAAG GTTTCTCGCATTATCCTGGCAACTGATGGCGACACATCAGGCCAAGCTTTGGCTAAAGAGCTAGCACGCCGCCTTGGAAAAGACAG ATGTTGGCAAGTACGGTGGCCAAAGAAAGATGATCACAGTTGTTTTAAAGATGCTAATGAG GTTCTGAAGTTTATGGGACCAGATGCTCTGAAGAAGGTAATTGAAGATGCAATGTTATATGAGCCATAG
- the LOC108985682 gene encoding primase homolog protein-like isoform X2 → MAVIRQCLLCRPLYQIFPSCKHLLSASVTTSSRSFSRAWACSLPLSTRASTSPAHVEQKGAETDGSSKVRLLTQKLEVLGINCDDFVTPGRYHRLFCPKCKGGQSMVRSLSLHIIQDGGFAMWRCFHTECGWAGQAFAESRASYYGVAKKVESFGQISEESMGLEPLGAKLIAYFGERMISEKTLRRNAVMQMSSDKNVIAFTYRQNGLLVGCKYRTVGKRFWQEKGTEKRLYGLDDINDVPEIIIVEGEIDKLSLEEAGFCNCVSVPGGAPGKVSTKELPSFEKDTAYQYLWNCKEYLDKVSRIILATDGDTSGQALAKELARRLGKDRCWQVRWPKKDDHSCFKDANEVLKFMGPDALKKVIEDAMLYEP, encoded by the exons ATGGCAGTCATTCGGCAGTGTCTTCTTTGCCGTCCTCTCTACCAAATCTTCCCCTCCTGCAAACACTTGCTCAGTGCCTCCGTAACTACCTCTTCTAGGAGTTTTTCCCGTGCTTGGGCTTgctctctccccctctccacCAGGGCTTCCACTTCTCCAG CTCATGTGGAGCAAAAAGGAGCTGAAACTGATGGTTCTTCCAAAGTGAGACTGTTGACACAGAAATTGGAAGTCCTTGGCATCAACTGTGATGATTTTGTTACGCCTGGACGGTACCATCGGTTGTTTTGCCCCAAG TGCAAAGGTGGGCAGTCAATGGTGAGGAGTTTATCTCTTCATATCATCCAAGATGG GGGTTTTGCAATGTGGAGATGTTTTCACACTGAATGTGGGTGGGCAGGCCAg gCGTTTGCAGAGAGCAGAGCATCATACTATGGAGTTGCCAAAAAAGTCGAGTCCTTTGGACAAATATCAGAGGAAAGTATGGGCTTAGAACCACTAGGTGCAAAG CTGATTGCATATTTTGGTGAGCGGATGATATCTGAGAAGACGTTGCGAAGAAATGCTGTTATGCAAATGTCTAGTGATAAG AACGTCATTGCTTTTACTTACAGACAAAATGGGCTGCTTGTTGGTTGCAAATACCGGACTGTGGGAAAAAGATTTTGGCAG GAGAAGGGTACAGAGAAGAGGTTGTACGGACTTGATGATATAAATGATGTGCCTGAAATCATCATT GTTGAAGGTGAAATAGATAAGCTTTCACTGGAGGAAGCTGGCTTCTGCAATTGTGTTAGTGTTCCTGGTGGTGCGCCTGGAAAAGTTTCAACTAAAGAATTACCATCTTTTGAAAAG GACACTGCCTATCAGTATCTCTGGAACTGCAAAGAGTACTTGGATAAG GTTTCTCGCATTATCCTGGCAACTGATGGCGACACATCAGGCCAAGCTTTGGCTAAAGAGCTAGCACGCCGCCTTGGAAAAGACAG ATGTTGGCAAGTACGGTGGCCAAAGAAAGATGATCACAGTTGTTTTAAAGATGCTAATGAG GTTCTGAAGTTTATGGGACCAGATGCTCTGAAGAAGGTAATTGAAGATGCAATGTTATATGAGCCATAG
- the LOC108985682 gene encoding twinkle homolog protein, chloroplastic/mitochondrial-like isoform X4, with amino-acid sequence MAVIRQCLLCRPLYQIFPSCKHLLSASVTTSSRSFSRAWACSLPLSTRASTSPAHVEQKGAETDGSSKVRLLTQKLEVLGINCDDFVTPGRYHRLFCPKCKGGQSMVRSLSLHIIQDGCRGFAMWRCFHTECGWAGQAFAESRASYYGVAKKVESFGQISEESMGLEPLGAKLIAYFGERMISEKTLRRNAVMQMSSDKNVIAFTYRQNGLLVGCKYRTVGKRFWQEKGTEKRLYGLDDINDVPEIIIVEGEIDKLSLEEAGFCNCVSVPGGAPGKVSTKELPSFEKLGHCLSVSLELQRVLG; translated from the exons ATGGCAGTCATTCGGCAGTGTCTTCTTTGCCGTCCTCTCTACCAAATCTTCCCCTCCTGCAAACACTTGCTCAGTGCCTCCGTAACTACCTCTTCTAGGAGTTTTTCCCGTGCTTGGGCTTgctctctccccctctccacCAGGGCTTCCACTTCTCCAG CTCATGTGGAGCAAAAAGGAGCTGAAACTGATGGTTCTTCCAAAGTGAGACTGTTGACACAGAAATTGGAAGTCCTTGGCATCAACTGTGATGATTTTGTTACGCCTGGACGGTACCATCGGTTGTTTTGCCCCAAG TGCAAAGGTGGGCAGTCAATGGTGAGGAGTTTATCTCTTCATATCATCCAAGATGG TTGTAGGGGTTTTGCAATGTGGAGATGTTTTCACACTGAATGTGGGTGGGCAGGCCAg gCGTTTGCAGAGAGCAGAGCATCATACTATGGAGTTGCCAAAAAAGTCGAGTCCTTTGGACAAATATCAGAGGAAAGTATGGGCTTAGAACCACTAGGTGCAAAG CTGATTGCATATTTTGGTGAGCGGATGATATCTGAGAAGACGTTGCGAAGAAATGCTGTTATGCAAATGTCTAGTGATAAG AACGTCATTGCTTTTACTTACAGACAAAATGGGCTGCTTGTTGGTTGCAAATACCGGACTGTGGGAAAAAGATTTTGGCAG GAGAAGGGTACAGAGAAGAGGTTGTACGGACTTGATGATATAAATGATGTGCCTGAAATCATCATT GTTGAAGGTGAAATAGATAAGCTTTCACTGGAGGAAGCTGGCTTCTGCAATTGTGTTAGTGTTCCTGGTGGTGCGCCTGGAAAAGTTTCAACTAAAGAATTACCATCTTTTGAAAAG TTAGGACACTGCCTATCAGTATCTCTGGAACTGCAAAGAGTACTTGGATAA
- the LOC108985682 gene encoding twinkle homolog protein, chloroplastic/mitochondrial-like isoform X3 — MAVIRQCLLCRPLYQIFPSCKHLLSASVTTSSRSFSRAWACSLPLSTRASTSPAHVEQKGAETDGSSKVRLLTQKLEVLGINCDDFVTPGRYHRLFCPKCKGGQSMVRSLSLHIIQDGCRGFAMWRCFHTECGWAGQAFAESRASYYGVAKKVESFGQISEESMGLEPLGAKLIAYFGERMISEKTLRRNAVMQMSSDKNVIAFTYRQNGLLVGCKYRTVGKRFWQEKGTEKRLYGLDDINDVPEIIIVEGEIDKLSLEEAGFCNCVSVPGGAPGKVSTKELPSFEKSTWWAKDPLRAAFLLGQPL; from the exons ATGGCAGTCATTCGGCAGTGTCTTCTTTGCCGTCCTCTCTACCAAATCTTCCCCTCCTGCAAACACTTGCTCAGTGCCTCCGTAACTACCTCTTCTAGGAGTTTTTCCCGTGCTTGGGCTTgctctctccccctctccacCAGGGCTTCCACTTCTCCAG CTCATGTGGAGCAAAAAGGAGCTGAAACTGATGGTTCTTCCAAAGTGAGACTGTTGACACAGAAATTGGAAGTCCTTGGCATCAACTGTGATGATTTTGTTACGCCTGGACGGTACCATCGGTTGTTTTGCCCCAAG TGCAAAGGTGGGCAGTCAATGGTGAGGAGTTTATCTCTTCATATCATCCAAGATGG TTGTAGGGGTTTTGCAATGTGGAGATGTTTTCACACTGAATGTGGGTGGGCAGGCCAg gCGTTTGCAGAGAGCAGAGCATCATACTATGGAGTTGCCAAAAAAGTCGAGTCCTTTGGACAAATATCAGAGGAAAGTATGGGCTTAGAACCACTAGGTGCAAAG CTGATTGCATATTTTGGTGAGCGGATGATATCTGAGAAGACGTTGCGAAGAAATGCTGTTATGCAAATGTCTAGTGATAAG AACGTCATTGCTTTTACTTACAGACAAAATGGGCTGCTTGTTGGTTGCAAATACCGGACTGTGGGAAAAAGATTTTGGCAG GAGAAGGGTACAGAGAAGAGGTTGTACGGACTTGATGATATAAATGATGTGCCTGAAATCATCATT GTTGAAGGTGAAATAGATAAGCTTTCACTGGAGGAAGCTGGCTTCTGCAATTGTGTTAGTGTTCCTGGTGGTGCGCCTGGAAAAGTTTCAACTAAAGAATTACCATCTTTTGAAAAG AGTACTTGGTGGGCTAAGGATCCATTGAGGGCTGCATTTTTGCTTGGACAGCCACTCTAG